In Patagioenas fasciata isolate bPatFas1 chromosome 2, bPatFas1.hap1, whole genome shotgun sequence, a single window of DNA contains:
- the ARHGAP21 gene encoding rho GTPase-activating protein 21 isoform X2, which produces MATRWAAGPPGGDGDNEPPPGGGNGAGGQASKNKDGKEQSEVISPSEEEETFSWPGPKTVKLRRTSQGFGFTLRHFIVYPPESAVQFSFKDEENGNRQGKQRNRLEPMDTIFVKQVKEGGPAFEAGLCTGDRIIKVNGESVIGKTYSQVIALIQNSDSILELSVMPKDEDILQLAYSQDAYLKGNEAYSGNAHNIPEPPPICYPRLTSTASVKAQAADKLSSDFSLGKQQVSRPVRALAQPERAYRMEIQVPPSPTDIAKSNTAVCVCNETVRTVIVPSEKAVDLPSCRNNHAGPSHRTEEVRYGLKDQASLKARATSPPSSVSTAIVLPQTPITRPVDPTGTLSKASNYIVCPEGIPSTRPPAQPTDSPSVSTNHYSSPTSHQHIDWKTYKTYKEYIDNRRMHMYGSRTIQERLDSLRAASQNTTDYNQVVPNRTASQVRRRSTSHDRVPQSVQIRQRSVSQERLEDPVLMKEWPRSASQDTLTSPSVNARNHRARSWDYLSKQGEVLENFHSESLIADTNGDRRKTYKWTGFTEQDDRRGIYERSRQHAFHMSLRGQNFSMTPSAYISDSRRTGSRASLPGSHFQKGPPDIKTLQSSRDLQTPGGVSKPTAVSQERLSLTPARSSKSSSLKSSAPYAAKPLFPHNQGLDAIASKDQRTVNHLHQSGLLNQQSRIRAEGAPDHKTETGKTIQPSSLSSASARLVQPTSESLTTSDNIDGSIRQKIHDFKREDVHEPESLQTGVQENDKDTVVMRDKSPSGHQTPQPLRHQSYILAVNDQEAASDTTCWLPNDARREVHIKRIEERKASGSSPPGDSLASIPFIDEPTSPSIDHDIAHIPASAVISASASQAPAVATVPPSPTSPIPLIRRQLSHDHESIRPSVLDSQPAAKTERSKSYDEGLDDYREEGKSSIKHVSSLKGIKVPDSQKSSEDSGSRKDSSSEVFSDASKEGWLHFRQLVTDKGKRVGGSIRPWKQLYVVLRGHSLYLYKDKKEQMTPSEEEQPISINACLIDISYCETKRKNVFRLTTSDCEYLFQAEDRDNMLAWIKAIQDNSNLNDEDTGVTSRDLISRRIKEYSTMMSSSSSKTEPSPKTPRQSLSIRQTLLGTKAEQRTQSPHSPKDESDRKLLTKDETSPPKDKGTWRKGIPSIMRKTFEKKPSAVGTFGVRLDDCPPAHSNKYIPLIVDICCKLVEERGLEYTGIYRVPGNNAAISSMQEELNKGMTDIDVHDDKWRDLNVISSLLKSFFRKLPEPLFTNDKYADFIDANRKEDPVERLKTLKRLIHDLPEHHYETLKFLSAHLKTVAENSEKNKMEPRNLAIVFGPTLVRTSDDNMTHMVTHMPDQYKIVETLIQKHDWFFTEDDAEEPLTAVQEENTVESQPVPNIDHLLTNIGRTGVSPGDVSDSATSDSAKSKGSWGSGKDQYSKELLVSSIFAAASRKRKKTKEKPQPSSSEDELDNVFFKKELAEQCRGDTTKEDIAKGEYERERDIGRKQRMFVLKEKENSSKKDGHVVKDEKKSLKKESVPSEEPSLPYHEKCTKSPNLSCLQTTQKNNPKTPISQSSQVEETVSDSGTILSTSSQASQHRYSGKNVTSPEIKHNEFLAADVSSITSDYSTTSSTIYLTGLDASMMSPEVQSVTESKGEDADDERSELISEGRPMETDSESDFPVFATSAAAERLAKGKAAEVVKTSRRNSEESEVSCTEGSSTPKLESRRLFSSHKLIECDTLSRRKSARHKTDSEGSGDAKSEKDLPTVTKMFDIMKKGRSTSSLATSARSEADKQEPTWRLKITDRLKLRLKSSADDMFGVGNQKANSAETTKRKNIRRRHTLGGQRDFAEISVLNAWKAQEPSQSREKESELSAVNRLKPKCPAQDLSISDWLARERLRTSTTDLNTGETGKPRLENTSLADASKVDLPPSAEMQADEGSSSSSLTLINRAPPSGPFQPPDQVNGENYQNMNKNNFSPAVDAHPHKLSGTQVVRSRFYQYL; this is translated from the exons TGACAGCATACTGGAACTCAGTGTTATGCCAAAAGATGAGGACATCCTTCAATTG GCGTATTCCCAAGATGCCTACCTGAAAGGCAACGAAGCCTATAGTGGTAATGCCCACAACATACCTGAACCACCGCCAATATGTTATCCGCGCctgacatccacagcttctgtgAAGGCACAAGCTGCTGACAAGCTATCTTCTGACTTCTCGCTGGGGAAACAGCAAGTCAGCAGACCAGTACGGGCATTGGCACAGCCAGAGAGGGCCTACAGAATGGAAATACAAGTGCCTCCATCACCAACAGACATTGCAAAATCAAATACTGCTGTGTGCGTTTGCAATGAAACTGTACGGACTGTTATTGTGCCTTCTGAGAAGGCTGTAGATTTGCCATCTTGTAGAAATAACCATGCTGGTCCGTCACACAGGACAGAGGAAGTAAGATATGGCTTAAAAGATCAAGCCAGTCTAAAAGCACGGGCCACATCGCCACCTTCTTCAGTGTCCACTGCCATTGTACTTCCCCAGACTCCAATAACAAGACCAGTTGATCCCACTGGAACACTAAGTAAAGCTTCGAATTATATAGTATGTCCAGAAGGAATCCCAAGCACAAGACCTCCTGCTCAACCCACAGATTCGCCCTCAGTCTCTACTAatcattacagttctccaacgtCCCACCAGCATATAGACTGGAAGACCTACAAAACTTACAAAGAGTACATTGATAATAGGCGCATGCACATGTATGGCTCCCGGACAATACAGGAAAGGTTGGATAGCTTAAGAGCAGCTTCTCAGAATACAACTGATTATAATCAAGTGGTGCCAAATCGCACTGCTTCCCAGGTACGGCGCAGGAGCACCTCTCACGACAGGGTTCCACAGTCTGTTCAGATTCGGCAGAGAAGTGTGTCCCAGGAAAGACTCGAAGACCCCGTACTGATGAAGGAGTGGCCGCGAAGTGCTTCGCAGGATACTCTAACTTCACCTTCCGTTAATGCTAGGAATCACAGGGCTCGATCATGGGATTATCTCAGCAAACAGGGTGAAGTGCTAGAAAACTTTCATTCTGAGAGTCTGATTGCGGATACTAATGGAGATAGGAGAAAGACTTACAAGTGGACAGGGTTTACTGAACAAGATGATCGGCGAGGTATTTATGAGAGATCCAGGCAGCATGCATTTCATATGTCCCTTCGAGGTCAAAATTTTTCTATGACTCCGAGTGCTTATATTTCAGACAGCAGGAGAACAGGTAGTAGAGCTTCTCTGCCTGGTTCTCATTTTCAGAAAGGTCCACCAGATATAAAAACGTTGCAGTCTTCTCGAGATCTGCAAACTCCTGGGGGAGTTTCAAAACCTACAGCTGTTTCACAAGAGAGATTGTCTCTCACACCAGCCAGAAGTTCTAAAAGTAGCTCTTTGAAGAGCTCTGCTCCCTATGCAGCAAAACCATTGTTTCCCCATAACCAGGGCCTGGATGCTATTGCCAGCAAAGACCAAAGAACAGTAAATCACTTGCATCAGAGTGGTCTGTTAAACCAACAGTCAAGGATCCGAGCAGAAGGTGCCCCAGATCACAAAACAGAAACTGGCAAAACCATCCAACCCTCCTCTCTGTCTTCAGCTTCTGCCAGACTTGTTCAGCCAACGAGTGAGAGTTTAACTACCTCTGACAACATAGATGGTTCCATCAGACAAAAGATTCATGATTTCAAAAGGGAAGATGTCCATGAGCCTGAAAGTCTGCAAACAGGTGTTCAGGAAAATGACAAAGATACAGTGGTCATGCGGGACAAGTCACCTTCTGGCCACCAGACTCCACAGCCTTTGAGACATCAGTCCTACATTCTTGCTGTAAATGACCAGGAGGCAGCCTCAGACACTACCTGTTGGTTACCGAATGATGCTCGAAGAGAAGTCCACATAAAAAGAATAGAAGAAAGGAAAGCATCAGGTTCCAGCCCACCTGGTGACTCCCTGGCTTCTATTCCATTTATTG ATGAACCGACTAGTCCTAGTATTGACCATGATATTGCACACATTCCTGCTTCTGCTGTTATTTCTGCATCTGCTTCTCAAGCACCAGCTGTAGCAACTGTTCCTCCCAGTCCCACATCTCCAATCCCTTTAATTCGTCGACAGCTTTCACATGATCATG AATCTATCCGGCCTAGTGTCCTGGATAGCCAACCTGCTGCAAAAACGGAGAGATCAAAGTCATATGATGAAGGACTGGATGACTACAGAGAAGAGGGAAAATC atCCATTAAGCATGTATCTAGTTTAAAGGGGATTAAG GTCCCAGACAGCCAGAAATCTTCAGAAGACTCTGGTTCCCGAAAAGATTCTTCTTCAGAGGTCTTCAGCGATGCATCCAAGGAAGGATGGCTCCATTTTCGTCAGCTTGTTACAGACAAGGGGAAG CGAGTTGGTGGGAGCATTCGGCCATGGAAGCAATTATATGTTGTTCTTCGAGGTCATTCACTTTATTTGTACAAGGATAAAAAGGAACAAATGACCCCGTCTGAAGAAGAACAACCTATAAGCATCAATGCATGTTTGATAGACATCTCATACTGTGAAACCAAGAGGAAAAATGTGTTTAGACTCACCACATCAGACTGCGAGTATCTGTTTCAAGCTGAGGACAGAGATAATATGTTAGCATGGATTAAAGCAATACAAGACAACAGCAACTTAAATGACGAG GACACTGGTGTCACTAGTAGAGATCTAATTAGTCGAAGGATTAAAGAATACAGTACAATGATGAG TTCTTCAAGCAGCAAAACAGAACCATCTCCCAAAACACCTCGCCAGAGTCTGAGTATCAGACAGACTCTGCTTGGAACTAAAGCAGAACAGAGGACCCAGAGTCCCCATTCTCCCAAGGATGAGTCTGACAGGAAACTTCTCACTAAAG atgagACAAGCCCACCAAAAGACAAGGGGACGTGGAGAAAAGGCATTCCAAGTATTATGAGGAAGACATTTGAAAAGAAGCCATCTGCTGTAGGAACATTTGGTGTTAGACTAGATGACTGCCCCCCAGCTCATTCCAACAAG tatattcCACTGATTGTTGATATATGCTGTAAACTGGTTGAAGAAAGAGGTCTTGAGTATACAGGTATTTACAGAGTTCCTGGAAATAATGCTGCCATCTCAAGTATGCAAGAAGAGCTCAACAAAGGAATGACTGACATTGATGTTCACGATGAT AAATGGCGAGACTTGAATGTGATAAGCAGTTTGCTGAAATCCTTCTTCAGAAAGCTCCCAGAACCCCTTTTTACCAATG ATAAATATGCAGATTTTATAGATGCTAATAGAAAAGAAGATCCTGTTGAACGTCTGAAAACACTGAAGAGACTG ATTCATGATTTACCTGAACATCATTATGAGACTCTCAAGTTTCTTTCTGCACACTTGAAGACAGTAGCAGAGAACTCAGAAAAGAACAAG ATGGAACCAAGAAACCTGGCAATAGTATTTGGTCCAACACTTGTGAGGACATCTGATGATAACATGACACACATGGTTACGCACATGCCAGACCAATATAAAATTGTAGAAACACTCATCCAAAAA cATGACTGGTTTTTCACAGAAGATGATGCTGAAGAACCTCTT ACAGCAGTTCAGGAGGAAAACACTGTAGAATCTCAGCCAGTGCCAAACATAGATCATTTACTCACCAACATTGGAAGAACGGGAGTATCTCCTGGAGACGTATCAG ATTCAGCTACTAGTGACTCAGCAAAATCTAAG gGTTCTTGGGGTTCTGGAAAGGATCAGTATAGCAAGGAACTGCTTGTGTCCTCCATTTTTGCAGCAGCTAGTCGCAAgcggaaaaaaacaaaagagaaaccaCAACCAAGCAGCTCAGAGGATGAGTTGGATAATGTGTTTTTCAAGAAGGAGCTTGCAGAACAATGTCGTGGTGACACTACAAAAGAGGACATAGCTAAAGGGGAATATGAAAGGGAGAGGGACATAGGGAGAAAACAGAGGATGTTTGTCCTGAAGGAAAAAGAGAACAGCAGTAAAAAAGATGGGCATGTTGTAAAGGATGAAAAGAAGTCATTAAAGAAAGAAAGTGTCCCGTCAGAGGAACCTTCACTGCCTTACCATGAAAAATGTACAAAATCACCGAATCTCAGCTGTCTGCAAACCACGCAGAAGAATAACCCAAAAACGCCTATTTCACAATCTTCCCAGGTTGAGGAGACAGTGTCTGACTCGGGCACTATTCTCAGCACTTCCTCCCAGGCTTCTCAGCACAGATACTCAGGCAAAAATGTAACCAGCCCTGAAATTAAACACAATGAGTTTTTAGCAGCTGATGTTAGTTCTATCACCTCAGATTATTCAACTACTTCATCTACTATATACCTAACTGGGTTAGACGCCAGCATGATGAGCCCTGAGGTGCAGTCGGTGACAGAAAGCAAAGGAGAAGATGCTGATGACGAAAGAAGCGAGTTGATCAGCGAAGGGCGTCCTATGGAGACAGACAGTGAAAGTGACTTCCCTGTGTTTGCCACCAGTGCTGCTGCAGAGAGGTTGGCCAAGGGGAAAGCCGCAGAAGTGGTGAAGACCAGTCGGAGGAACTCTGAAGAAAGCGAAGTAAGTTGTACTGAGGGAAGTTCAACACCAAAGTTAGAGAGTCGCAGACTTTTTAGCTCACACAAGCTTATTGAATGTGATACACTGTCTAGGAGAAAGTCTGCACGGCACAAAACAGACAGTGAGGGTTCAGGGGATGCAAAGAGCGAGAAGGACTTGCCTACTGTGACCAAAATGTTTGACATCATGAAAAAAGGAAGATCAACAAGCAGTTTAGCTACATCGGCCAGAAGTGAGGCTGATAAACAAGAGCCTACCTGGAGACTTAAAATTACAGATAGGTTAAAGCTGCGGCTCAAATCATCTGCAGATGACATGTTTGGAGTTGGGAATCAAAAAGCTAACTCTGCAGAGactacaaagagaaaaaatatcagGCGAAGGCATACGCTTGGAGGACAGAGGGATTTTGCCGAAATAAGTGTCCTGAATGCTTGGAAAGCTCAAGAGCCAAGtcaaagcagagagaaagaatCTGAGCTCTCAGCTGTGAACCGGTTGAAGCCAAAGTGTCCGGCGCAGGACCTCTCCATCTCAGACTGGCTCGCACGAGAACGTTTACGCACTAGCACAACTGACCTTAATACGGGTGAAACTGGAAAGCCCAGACTTGAGAACACTAGCTTAGCAGATGCATCAAAGGTGGATCTGCCTCCCTCTGCAGAGATGCAGGCAGATGAAGGCAGTTCTTCCAGCAGTTTGACTTTAATTAATCGAGCACCACCTTCGGGACCATTTCAGCCACCAGACCAGGTGAATGGTGAAAATTATCAGAATATGAACAAAAACAACTTCAGCCCAGCAGTTGATGCCCATCCTCATAAACTGTCTGGGACCCAAGTGGTTAGATCTCGATTCTATCAGTATCTTTGA